The region CGGCTACATATGCGATGTCCTTGGGCGTCGAGCGGAAGAAGGGCGTCTCGCCAAGCCGCACCAGCGCACGCCGCAGTTCTGGCTGGAAGATCACGATCAGGGCCACGGCTACCAGTGCCACGAAGCGGTCATAGAGCAGCCCCAGCCGTTGGAAGCTCGCTCCGCCGCCGATGACGCGCGAGACCACGGTGACCAGCACCAGCAGCACCAGCAGACCCTTGAGGGCGCCGGCCGCGCGGGTCCCCCGCACGAAGCGGAACACGGCGTACACGAACACCCCGATGATCAGCATTTCCAGGCCGACCTCGAAGACGTTGTACGTCTGGAGTCGCTCGATCAGGCTCTGGATGCGCTGCGGCAGTTGCAACGGTCGGTCCCCAGTGGCTCTACGGACGCTTTCGTCCCGCTTGATCGGTCAGGCGCGGGTGTTCGGCCAACTTTAGTCGGCACTATCCATCGGGCGATCAGGGGTGGCAAGACTTCTACTACCATCGATGCCCCCGGAGCGACCCCATTGGGCTACGACGTCGTCGAGTTTCAGGACACCCCCAACCCCAACGCCCTCAAGTGCGTGCTCGACCGCCCGCCGCCCGCGGGTGGGAGCGGCATCCGCTCGTACCAGACCGCGGAGGCCGCGGCCGGTGACCCGCTCGGCGCCGCCATGATGGGGGTGCCGGGCGTGGTGGGGGTGCTGATCGGGGCAGGCTGGGTGACGGTGAGCAAGGCGCCCGCGGCGGAGTGGAAGGC is a window of Phycisphaerales bacterium DNA encoding:
- a CDS encoding NifU N-terminal domain-containing protein; translated protein: MGYDVVEFQDTPNPNALKCVLDRPPPAGGSGIRSYQTAEAAAGDPLGAAMMGVPGVVGVLIGAGWVTVSKAPAAEWKAIKAGVKKVMSGAE